From Sardina pilchardus chromosome 9, fSarPil1.1, whole genome shotgun sequence, a single genomic window includes:
- the manbal gene encoding protein MANBAL produces MSAADLDLSPPEVPEPTFFESLLRYGLLLGAIFQLVCILAVIMPFNKSYEQEESAEKSEMKAGDQSKKAKGPVPQARQKPKKESKKKR; encoded by the exons ATGTCGGCGGCGGACTTGGATCTGTCACCGCCGGAGGTTCCCGAGCCCACTTTCTTTGAGAGTCTTCTCCGTTATGGACTCCTGCTCGGGGCTATCTTCCAGCTAGTCTGCATCTTGGCTGTGATAATGCCCTTCAACAAGAGCTACGAACAG GAGGAATCTGCAGAGAAAAGTGAAATGAAAGCAGGAGACCAAAGCAAGAAGGCCAAGGGGCCTGTTCCTCAAGCCCGTCAGAAACCCAAGAAAGAGAGTAAAAAGAAGAGATaa